The segment GCGGACGAGCCTACGGCGCCCGCTTCCTGTTCACCTGGCCGAACGCGCGCGTCTCCGTGATGGGCGCCGACCAGGCCGCCACCGTCATGACCATCATCAAGCGCGACCAGCTCAAGCGCGCCAAGCAGGAGCTCAGCGCCGAGGACGAGGCCAAGATCCAGGCGCCGATCCGCGCCCAGTACGAGACCGAGGGCCATCCCTACTTCGGCACCGCGCGCCTGTGGGACGACGGCATCATCGCGCCCGCCGACACGCGCCGGGTCCTCGCGATGGCCCTGGCCGCCGCGGCCCACGCCCCGATCGGCGGCCTGCACCGGCCCGTCTTCCGGATGTGACGATGGAATACCAGCACCTGAAGGTCCACGCCGGGCCCGTCACCAAGGTGACGCTCTCGCGTCCCGAGCAGCGCAACGCGATGAACGCCGAGACCTTGCGCTCGCTGACCTTGGTGTTCCGGGAGATCGCGCTCAACCCCTCCGTCCGCGCCGTGATCGTGACCGGCGGGGGCAAGGACTTCTGCGCCGGCGCCGACGTCAACTGGATGAAGGAAGCGGGCAAGCTCTCTCCCGAGGAAGGCAAGAAGGACGCCCGCCTCCTGGCCGACATGCTCCAGTCCGTCGACGAGTGCCCCGTCCCCGTCATCGTCGCCGCCCAGGGCAACGTCTTCGGCGGCGGCCTCGGCCTCCTCGCGGCCTGCGACATCGCCGTGCTGGCCGAGGACGCCAAGATGGCGTTCTCCGAATGCCGCCTGGGCATCATGCCCGCCGTCATCTCGTCCTGGGTCCTTCCGAAGATCGGCGCCGTCAACGCGCGCCGCTATTACCTCACCGCGGAGGTGTTCGGCGCCGAGGAAGCCGTCCGCATGGGACTCGCCCATGAGGTCGTGCCCGCCGCCGAGCTCTACGCCAAGGCCGACGCGATCGCCGCGAACGTTCTCAAGTGCGGCCCGAACGCCGTCCGCGCCGCGAAGGCGCTCCTGCCGCGCCTCGAGCGCCTGGGCCTGCACCAGCAGGTCGGCATGACCGTCGATACCTTGGTCCGCCTGCGC is part of the Elusimicrobiota bacterium genome and harbors:
- a CDS encoding enoyl-CoA hydratase/isomerase family protein — its product is MEYQHLKVHAGPVTKVTLSRPEQRNAMNAETLRSLTLVFREIALNPSVRAVIVTGGGKDFCAGADVNWMKEAGKLSPEEGKKDARLLADMLQSVDECPVPVIVAAQGNVFGGGLGLLAACDIAVLAEDAKMAFSECRLGIMPAVISSWVLPKIGAVNARRYYLTAEVFGAEEAVRMGLAHEVVPAAELYAKADAIAANVLKCGPNAVRAAKALLPRLERLGLHQQVGMTVDTLVRLRSSAEGQEGLAAFLEKRAPEWTR